One segment of Pantoea sp. Lij88 DNA contains the following:
- a CDS encoding YecA family protein: protein MSLQNATPDYNALAAVLSQQGVGMTPAEMHGLLSGILCGGNQDSSWKTLVHDLANEGMAFSHTLAVPLAALHEHTATTLEDDGFLFQLMLPEDDDITVFDRADALAGWVNHFLLGLGVTQPKLDKVTGETGEAIDDLRTIAQLGYEEDEDQEELEQSLEEVIEYVRVAALLCHDTFTRPQPTAPEVQKPTLH from the coding sequence ATGTCCTTACAGAACGCAACCCCCGATTACAACGCGCTTGCGGCGGTGCTCTCACAGCAGGGCGTTGGAATGACGCCCGCTGAAATGCACGGCCTGCTGAGCGGGATCCTCTGCGGCGGTAACCAGGACTCCAGCTGGAAGACGCTGGTACACGATCTGGCTAACGAAGGCATGGCGTTTTCACACACTCTTGCCGTGCCGCTGGCGGCGCTGCATGAGCACACGGCCACCACGCTGGAAGATGACGGCTTCCTGTTTCAGCTAATGCTGCCTGAGGATGACGACATCACCGTCTTTGACCGTGCGGATGCGCTGGCCGGATGGGTTAACCATTTTCTGCTCGGCCTGGGCGTAACACAACCTAAACTGGATAAAGTCACCGGCGAAACCGGCGAAGCAATCGATGATCTGCGCACCATCGCACAGCTCGGTTACGAAGAAGATGAAGACCAGGAAGAGCTGGAGCAGTCGCTGGAAGAGGTGATCGAGTATGTGCGTGTCGCCGCATTGCTGTGCCACGATACGTTCACCCGTCCGCAGCCAACCGCGCCAGAAGTGCAAAAACCAACGCTACACTAA
- the pepP gene encoding Xaa-Pro aminopeptidase, protein MISLERYLQRRQALLAKMAPGSAALIFAAPEVTRSNDTEYPFRQSSDFSYFTGFNEPQALLVLIKSDENHNHSVLFNRVRDPAAEVWSGRRLGQEAAPEKLGVDRALPWNDIGEQLHLLLNGLDVIYHAQGEYAYADTLVFSALDKLRRGFRQNLSAPATVTDWRPWVHEMRLFKDADEIALLRRAGKISALAHTRAMLTCQPGMFEYQLEGEILHEFTRHGARYPSYNTIVGAGENGCILHYTENESEMRDGDLVLIDAGCEFHGYAGDITRTFPVNGKFSPAQRAIYDIVLASLKRSLEMFRPGVSIREVNDEVVRIMVTGLVELGILEGDVDTLIAEEVHRQFYMHGLGHWLGLDVHDVGHYGTPSRDRILEPGMVLTVEPGLYIGPDADVPAQYRGIGIRIEDDIVITEDGIENLTDSVVKEADEIEALMAAAKQA, encoded by the coding sequence ATGATTTCACTGGAACGATACCTGCAGCGTCGTCAGGCGCTGCTGGCGAAAATGGCGCCTGGCAGCGCAGCGTTGATTTTTGCTGCGCCTGAAGTGACGCGCAGTAATGACACGGAATATCCGTTCCGCCAGAGCAGCGACTTCAGCTATTTCACCGGTTTTAATGAGCCGCAGGCGCTGCTGGTGCTGATTAAAAGCGATGAAAATCATAACCACAGCGTGCTGTTTAACCGCGTGCGTGATCCTGCAGCGGAAGTCTGGTCTGGTCGTCGGCTGGGCCAGGAAGCCGCACCCGAAAAACTGGGCGTGGATCGCGCTTTACCCTGGAACGACATCGGTGAACAGCTGCACCTGCTGCTGAATGGCCTGGATGTGATTTACCATGCGCAGGGCGAATATGCCTATGCGGATACGCTGGTGTTCAGCGCGCTGGATAAACTGCGTCGCGGTTTCCGCCAGAATCTCAGCGCGCCTGCCACCGTCACTGACTGGCGTCCGTGGGTGCATGAGATGCGCCTGTTCAAAGATGCGGATGAGATCGCGCTATTACGTCGCGCCGGGAAAATCAGCGCACTGGCGCATACCCGCGCGATGCTGACCTGCCAGCCAGGCATGTTCGAGTATCAGCTCGAAGGGGAAATTCTTCACGAATTTACCCGTCACGGCGCGCGTTATCCCTCCTATAACACCATTGTGGGTGCCGGAGAGAACGGCTGCATTCTGCACTACACCGAAAACGAAAGTGAAATGCGCGACGGCGATCTGGTGCTGATCGATGCAGGGTGTGAGTTCCACGGCTATGCCGGGGATATTACCCGCACCTTCCCGGTTAACGGCAAATTCAGTCCGGCACAGCGCGCCATTTATGACATCGTGCTGGCTTCGCTGAAGCGATCGCTTGAGATGTTCCGGCCTGGTGTCAGCATTCGTGAAGTCAATGACGAAGTGGTGCGCATCATGGTCACCGGTCTGGTGGAGCTGGGCATCCTGGAGGGCGACGTCGATACCCTGATTGCTGAGGAAGTCCATCGCCAGTTCTATATGCATGGCCTGGGCCACTGGCTAGGGCTGGATGTTCACGACGTCGGCCACTATGGCACCCCGAGCCGTGACCGGATTCTGGAACCGGGTATGGTGTTAACTGTTGAACCGGGTCTTTATATCGGACCGGATGCGGACGTGCCCGCACAGTATCGCGGCATCGGTATCCGAATCGAAGATGACATTGTGATTACGGAAGATGGCATTGAGAATCTCACCGACAGCGTCGTGAAAGAGGCCGATGAGATTGAAGCACTGATGGCGGCGGCAAAACAGGCATGA
- the ubiH gene encoding 2-octaprenyl-6-methoxyphenyl hydroxylase, with product MTILIAGGGMTGATLALAISHLTQGTLPVTLIESSEPGSRAHPGFDGRAIALSAGTCQQLADINLWQHIARCATPITDIHVSDRGHAGFVSMAAADYAIPALGQVVELFDVGQRLFAELKKAPGVTLRCPARVTRAHRSEQQVEVTLDSGEQLSGKLLVAADGTRSALAASCGIQWQRDDYQQLAVIANVSTALPHQGRAFERFTEHGPLALLPMSGNRLSLVWCHPLSQRERIEKWSEAEFLSQLQRAFGWRLGKFTHTGQREYYPLALHRAMSPVTHRVAVVGNAAQTLHPIAGQGFNLGLRDVMSLAETLAAAHRQQQDPGSYAVLHHYQQRRQPDRAATIGITDGLVRVFANRYGPMVAGRNLGLLAMDHLPWLRNQLAERTLGWVKR from the coding sequence ATGACCATTCTGATTGCGGGTGGCGGCATGACCGGGGCGACGCTGGCGCTGGCGATCTCCCATCTTACCCAGGGCACACTGCCGGTGACGCTGATTGAAAGCAGCGAACCTGGCAGCCGGGCGCATCCGGGCTTTGATGGCCGCGCCATTGCGCTCTCTGCCGGAACCTGCCAGCAGCTGGCGGACATCAACCTGTGGCAGCACATCGCCCGTTGTGCCACGCCGATTACCGACATCCATGTCTCCGATCGCGGTCACGCCGGCTTTGTGTCGATGGCAGCGGCTGATTACGCTATCCCGGCGCTGGGACAGGTTGTGGAGCTGTTTGACGTCGGGCAGCGTCTGTTTGCGGAACTGAAAAAAGCGCCAGGCGTGACGCTGCGCTGTCCGGCGCGCGTCACCCGGGCCCACCGTAGCGAACAGCAGGTTGAGGTGACGCTGGACAGTGGCGAGCAACTCAGCGGCAAACTGCTGGTGGCGGCTGATGGCACGCGCTCGGCGCTGGCCGCCTCGTGCGGTATTCAGTGGCAACGGGACGACTATCAGCAGCTCGCGGTGATTGCCAATGTCTCCACTGCGCTGCCCCATCAGGGCCGCGCGTTCGAGCGTTTCACCGAACATGGCCCGCTGGCGCTGCTGCCGATGTCCGGCAACCGTCTCTCGCTGGTCTGGTGTCATCCGCTTTCGCAGCGTGAACGTATAGAGAAATGGAGCGAGGCCGAGTTCCTCAGCCAGCTTCAGCGTGCCTTTGGCTGGCGACTGGGCAAATTCACCCACACCGGCCAGCGCGAGTATTACCCGCTGGCGCTGCACCGGGCGATGTCGCCGGTAACGCATCGCGTGGCGGTGGTAGGCAATGCGGCGCAGACGCTGCATCCGATTGCCGGGCAGGGCTTCAACCTGGGCCTGCGCGATGTGATGTCGCTGGCTGAAACGCTGGCAGCCGCGCATCGTCAACAGCAGGATCCCGGCAGCTATGCCGTGCTGCATCATTACCAGCAGCGTCGTCAGCCCGATCGTGCCGCCACTATCGGTATCACCGACGGACTGGTCCGCGTTTTTGCGAATCGCTATGGTCCAATGGTGGCCGGTCGTAACCTGGGCCTGCTGGCGATGGATCATCTGCCGTGGCTACGAAATCAACTGGCTGAGCGTACGCTTGGCTGGGTTAAGCGTTAA